In Acholeplasma equirhinis, the following proteins share a genomic window:
- a CDS encoding alpha/beta fold hydrolase, translated as MPFLASDIILLNSTLRLVSVHIIDHLKFIYPYNAKIILLGHSKGGLVGVEYASRYTNKVAGLISIATPYNYQIFLNGISGDGTLMWPWKMLEIRDQWNQLNIKPKAFALASGAFVARTIPVYYMGHLYNHPVEWSDPYVELSHAMAKGYNNIKAYQIAYQGNIAYEHSGMVDQLFTYHRVLACINQIESE; from the coding sequence TTGCCATTTTTAGCATCTGATATCATTCTATTAAACTCAACTCTTCGTTTGGTATCAGTTCACATTATTGATCATTTAAAATTCATATATCCATATAATGCTAAAATCATTTTACTTGGGCATTCCAAAGGTGGTTTGGTAGGTGTAGAGTATGCAAGTAGGTATACAAATAAAGTTGCTGGATTAATTAGCATTGCAACACCATACAATTATCAAATTTTCTTAAATGGAATATCAGGTGATGGAACTTTGATGTGGCCGTGGAAAATGCTGGAAATTAGAGATCAGTGGAATCAATTGAACATTAAACCAAAAGCATTTGCACTTGCTTCAGGTGCATTCGTTGCACGCACAATTCCTGTATATTATATGGGACATCTATATAATCATCCTGTTGAATGGTCAGATCCTTATGTGGAATTAAGTCACGCAATGGCAAAAGGGTACAATAATATCAAAGCATATCAAATTGCATACCAAGGCAATATTGCGTATGAACATTCAGGAATGGTTGACCAACTGTTTACATACCATCGTGTATTAGCTTGTATCAATCAAATAGAATCAGAATAG
- a CDS encoding recombinase family protein, which yields MISDAKNGKIDLILVKSISRFARNTVDCLQHIRELKSYAVEVFFEKDNLWSFDNNTEVILTMLATFAQEEARSISENVKWSVRKRFRDGVPIVNHSRLLGYTKDKKGGNLVIVPEEAETVKLIFSMYTKGIGPQEICKRLMEKGLKTGANKTIWRQASVIKILKNEKYVGDLEQQKTITLDFLSHRKVRNIDIAPKYYSKDNHEGIIDRKTFELAQHIIKDRANSKIGANKDSTKYNNRYPLSSMVVCAHCGRSLKRRYWNYGSSAQKVMLQCGGYLEGKGNCDAKALTNDVVERVTAHVIDSLFMQDTSFIDLLFSITNKAISVGAAEDALIEKRELIIEIENEIESLIDLHLKNPIPQDVFNKKLSAVNDRLIIAKNELSQMESSFIKGHEAKERLATINNILRENKNGIKILTNNLIKAFIQKIISVNSDEIVFCMMSNRTYTDQAFAESIDKFLTHPPVIEGTFNDPTHSIKMKFKVIIP from the coding sequence ATGATATCAGATGCTAAAAATGGCAAGATTGATTTGATTCTAGTAAAATCAATTTCAAGATTTGCAAGAAACACTGTTGACTGTTTACAACACATTAGAGAACTTAAAAGTTATGCTGTTGAGGTCTTTTTTGAAAAGGATAATCTTTGGAGTTTTGATAACAATACAGAAGTTATTCTAACGATGCTTGCAACATTCGCCCAGGAGGAAGCAAGATCAATTTCAGAAAATGTAAAATGGAGCGTTAGAAAACGATTCAGAGATGGCGTGCCAATTGTAAATCATTCAAGACTGCTAGGATACACCAAAGATAAAAAAGGTGGCAATCTTGTCATTGTTCCTGAAGAGGCTGAAACTGTTAAACTAATCTTTAGCATGTATACCAAAGGCATTGGACCACAAGAAATATGTAAACGTCTGATGGAAAAAGGATTAAAAACTGGTGCTAATAAAACCATTTGGCGACAAGCATCGGTTATCAAAATATTAAAGAATGAAAAGTATGTTGGAGATCTAGAACAGCAAAAAACTATTACACTTGATTTCCTATCTCACCGAAAAGTGAGAAACATTGATATTGCACCAAAATATTACTCTAAAGATAATCATGAAGGAATCATTGATAGAAAGACATTTGAACTTGCACAGCATATTATAAAGGATAGAGCCAATAGCAAGATAGGTGCCAATAAAGATTCAACCAAGTATAACAATCGATACCCACTTTCATCAATGGTTGTATGCGCACATTGTGGCAGATCTCTTAAAAGACGTTATTGGAACTACGGAAGTTCTGCACAGAAGGTTATGTTGCAGTGTGGGGGCTATTTAGAAGGCAAAGGCAACTGTGATGCCAAAGCCTTAACAAACGACGTTGTCGAGCGAGTAACGGCGCATGTAATCGATTCATTGTTCATGCAAGACACTTCCTTTATTGATTTACTGTTTAGTATTACAAATAAGGCAATTTCGGTTGGTGCAGCTGAAGATGCACTGATTGAAAAACGTGAGCTAATTATAGAAATAGAAAATGAAATTGAATCATTGATTGATCTTCATTTGAAAAACCCAATCCCTCAAGATGTTTTCAATAAAAAGTTATCTGCAGTAAATGATAGATTGATTATTGCTAAAAATGAGTTAAGCCAAATGGAATCTTCATTCATTAAAGGTCATGAAGCTAAAGAACGACTGGCAACCATCAACAATATCTTAAGAGAAAATAAAAATGGTATTAAAATTCTAACAAACAATCTCATCAAAGCATTTATTCAAAAAATCATTTCTGTAAATTCTGATGAGATTGTATTCTGCATGATGTCAAATAGAACGTATACTGATCAAGCATTCGCAGAAAGCATTGATAAGTTCTTAACACATCCACCAGTTATCGAAGGCACATTCAATGATCCAACCCATTCAATAAAGATGAAATTCAAGGTTATTATTCCATAG
- a CDS encoding tRNA (cytidine(34)-2'-O)-methyltransferase translates to MIHVVLCQPEIPQNTGNIMRTCVGTGTKIHLIEPLGFKIDDQKLRRSAVDYYDALYFEVHKDFKTFAETHPGKYFFLTRYGKHRFSDFKFNEIKEDIYLVFGSESYGIDRKLLAENLDQTFRIPTNDKIRSLNLSNCVAITVFEVLRQLDFPGLYESEPESLKGPDYLNKFKE, encoded by the coding sequence ATGATTCATGTTGTATTATGTCAACCAGAAATTCCACAAAATACAGGTAATATTATGAGAACCTGTGTTGGAACAGGTACTAAAATACATTTAATCGAACCATTAGGCTTTAAAATTGATGATCAAAAATTAAGAAGAAGTGCTGTTGATTATTATGATGCGCTATATTTTGAAGTTCATAAAGACTTCAAAACATTTGCAGAAACACATCCTGGTAAATATTTCTTTTTAACAAGATATGGAAAACATAGATTTTCAGATTTTAAATTCAATGAAATTAAAGAAGATATTTATCTAGTGTTTGGTAGTGAATCTTATGGTATCGACCGTAAGCTTTTAGCTGAAAACTTAGATCAAACATTTAGAATTCCTACAAATGATAAAATTAGAAGTTTGAATCTTTCAAACTGTGTTGCAATTACTGTCTTTGAAGTTTTAAGACAATTGGATTTCCCTGGCCTTTATGAAAGTGAACCTGAATCATTAAAGGGACCAGATTATCTAAATAAATTTAAGGAGTAG
- a CDS encoding nucleotidyltransferase family protein, which produces MPYRKNIEIKFIRNTLFTIFKDYNQTKKREDKTINSDPNSKAVMKIIQLIKDQVSIEIFINKIVKLIPGFNKDKHIDYDLLNKLPKTDVYQIFSYIMLKNVFKEFSFIVSSMIFNNLYFKEKDKLLILYNGYQEKIYDSMQSKELFETVIKEIEKAHEGYYKETQYKKLEEIEKCIKEIPVSELQMFKITDIYVYGSFAKGTQNSYSDVDILVEMNTDTSYDVIKILVKNLFVKYLNTKIDVTIHKKNEPIKGFIKNILEYAKHIKST; this is translated from the coding sequence ATGCCATATAGAAAAAACATTGAAATAAAATTTATTAGAAATACACTATTTACTATTTTTAAAGATTATAATCAAACTAAAAAAAGAGAAGATAAAACAATAAATTCAGATCCTAATTCAAAAGCAGTTATGAAAATTATACAGCTCATAAAAGATCAAGTTTCAATAGAAATATTTATCAATAAAATAGTGAAGCTCATTCCTGGTTTTAATAAAGATAAGCACATTGATTATGATTTGCTGAATAAATTACCAAAGACTGATGTTTATCAAATATTTTCGTATATCATGTTAAAGAATGTATTTAAGGAATTTTCATTTATAGTTTCAAGCATGATTTTTAACAATTTATACTTCAAAGAAAAGGACAAACTGCTTATTTTATATAATGGATATCAAGAAAAAATATATGATTCAATGCAGTCGAAAGAATTATTTGAAACTGTGATTAAAGAAATAGAAAAGGCTCATGAGGGTTATTACAAAGAGACACAGTATAAAAAACTTGAAGAAATCGAAAAATGTATTAAAGAAATACCAGTATCGGAATTGCAAATGTTTAAAATAACAGATATATATGTTTATGGATCTTTTGCTAAGGGGACACAAAATAGTTACAGTGATGTAGACATATTAGTTGAGATGAACACAGACACATCGTATGATGTTATCAAGATACTTGTAAAAAATTTGTTTGTCAAATATTTAAATACAAAAATTGATGTAACAATTCATAAAAAAAATGAACCCATTAAAGGATTCATTAAGAATATACTAGAGTATGCAAAACATATAAAAAGTACTTAA
- the rlmD gene encoding 23S rRNA (uracil(1939)-C(5))-methyltransferase RlmD yields the protein MQKHVKLNDVINLDIKRMGINGEGIGYYEKLAIFVDKALPGENVDVEITEVYENRAVGNLKNINKKSKNRIEAFCPVYEQCGGCQTQHFNYHAMLGQKKDILLKSLDRYVKSYPIGIVKPTVGMENPMHYRNKATLPLRKVNGKNRFGMYQRGSNHFVPIEDCGVQHQKINEVFSTLVGLMDKHAIDAYDKKTKKGFISHAVVRITQNLGEMQVSFIVPKRVSNIDVLIKDLVEFHPEIKSVYEVVNKEDDAQSFFTDESYLLYGKDMINEMLDGKSYSLKPEAFFQLNTYQADKFYQKMKTLSNLSGNEIVIDAYAGIAPISHYIYKEAKKVYAIEINKDAVESAKNSLKLNGINNVEVIQKDFKKALETLNEKSIDVMLFDPPRTGLGSETIKLIKKYKPKRLVYGSCNPSTLAKDLSELTSLYEIKEITPFDMFPYTSLVESISLLELKTAL from the coding sequence ATGCAAAAACATGTCAAACTAAATGATGTTATTAATTTAGATATTAAAAGAATGGGTATCAACGGAGAAGGTATTGGCTACTATGAAAAGTTAGCTATTTTTGTTGATAAAGCCTTACCTGGTGAGAACGTTGATGTAGAAATCACTGAAGTTTATGAAAATAGAGCAGTAGGTAATTTAAAAAACATCAACAAGAAATCGAAAAATAGAATTGAAGCATTTTGCCCAGTTTACGAACAATGTGGTGGATGTCAAACTCAGCATTTCAACTATCATGCGATGTTAGGTCAAAAGAAAGACATTCTATTAAAATCTTTAGATCGTTATGTGAAATCATACCCAATTGGAATCGTTAAGCCAACTGTTGGTATGGAAAATCCAATGCATTATCGCAATAAAGCAACCTTACCTTTAAGAAAAGTGAATGGTAAAAATCGTTTTGGTATGTATCAAAGAGGGTCAAACCATTTTGTACCAATCGAAGATTGCGGTGTACAACACCAAAAAATTAATGAAGTCTTTTCAACGCTTGTAGGTTTAATGGATAAACATGCAATTGATGCTTATGATAAAAAAACTAAAAAAGGTTTTATTTCACATGCAGTTGTAAGAATTACTCAAAATTTAGGTGAGATGCAAGTTTCATTTATCGTGCCTAAGCGAGTTTCAAATATTGATGTATTGATTAAAGATTTAGTAGAATTTCATCCCGAAATTAAATCAGTTTATGAAGTCGTTAATAAAGAAGATGATGCACAATCATTCTTTACGGATGAATCCTATTTACTTTATGGTAAAGATATGATTAACGAAATGCTTGATGGAAAAAGCTATTCACTTAAACCAGAAGCGTTCTTCCAATTAAATACCTATCAGGCAGATAAATTTTATCAAAAGATGAAGACATTATCGAATCTAAGTGGTAATGAAATTGTTATCGATGCTTATGCAGGTATTGCACCAATTTCACATTATATCTATAAAGAGGCGAAGAAAGTTTACGCAATTGAAATCAATAAAGATGCTGTGGAATCTGCTAAAAATTCACTTAAATTAAATGGTATTAATAATGTTGAAGTGATTCAAAAGGATTTCAAAAAAGCTCTTGAAACGTTAAATGAGAAGTCAATTGATGTGATGCTATTCGATCCTCCAAGAACAGGACTTGGAAGTGAAACAATTAAACTTATTAAAAAATATAAACCAAAACGTCTTGTTTATGGATCATGTAATCCATCAACTCTGGCTAAGGATTTATCTGAATTAACAAGTCTTTACGAAATTAAAGAAATTACACCTTTTGATATGTTCCCATATACATCATTGGTGGAGAGTATCTCATTGCTTGAATTAAAAACGGCTTTGTAA
- the trhA gene encoding PAQR family membrane homeostasis protein TrhA: MQEKKIKRPQTVGEEIANATSHGIMAIFGIYALVALILKSDNAWELTSAIVFGISIIMLYLMSTLYHSLAFTKSKSLFKRFDHISIYILIGGTFAPALLLLPSLRSTPFLGIPGMLDIGLTLFIGQWILIIVGIVFKSIWVYKYQPVHIGVYLLLGWSAIYFILDLYLYAPNAMWLILLGGICYSIGVVFYALSRIKYFHFVWHIMVAAGTILQFLAIYLYLM, from the coding sequence ATGCAAGAAAAGAAAATAAAACGACCACAAACAGTTGGTGAAGAAATTGCCAACGCAACCAGTCATGGCATCATGGCAATCTTTGGAATCTACGCACTTGTTGCACTTATCTTAAAATCAGATAACGCATGGGAATTAACGAGTGCAATCGTATTTGGTATCTCAATTATTATGCTTTATTTGATGAGTACCTTATATCACTCTTTAGCTTTTACAAAAAGTAAATCACTCTTCAAAAGATTTGACCACATTTCAATTTATATTTTAATTGGTGGAACTTTTGCACCAGCTTTACTTTTATTACCAAGTTTAAGATCTACGCCATTCCTTGGAATTCCTGGAATGCTAGATATTGGACTTACGCTATTTATTGGTCAATGGATATTAATTATCGTAGGTATTGTCTTTAAATCCATTTGGGTTTACAAATATCAACCAGTCCATATCGGAGTCTATTTATTACTCGGTTGGAGTGCAATTTACTTTATTTTAGATTTATACTTATATGCACCAAATGCAATGTGGTTGATTCTATTAGGTGGTATTTGTTACTCAATCGGTGTTGTTTTCTATGCCTTATCACGTATAAAGTATTTCCATTTTGTGTGGCATATTATGGTAGCAGCTGGCACAATTTTACAATTTTTAGCAATATATTTATATTTAATGTAG
- a CDS encoding nicotinate phosphoribosyltransferase has translation MDSRNLTLLMDFYELTMAHGYFKDNRHEDVAVFDVFFRSVPDQGGYAILAGLESIIDYIENLKFDKSDIDFLRSKHIFSDEFLTYLKNFKFTSDVYAIPEGTPIFPNEPLLIIKGPLIECQLVETMVLLSINHQSLIATKASRIVREAKGRTVLEFGARRAHSYDAANLGARSAYIGGVTGTSNTLAEKLYGIPALGTMAHSYVQSFDTEYEAFKSYALNYPDNCLLLVDTYDTLNQGVPNAIKIHNEVLKPMGKYLKGVRIDSGDLAYLSNKVREMLDEAGLTETKITVSNSLDEFLIRDLIVHQNAKIDSFGVGERLITARSEAVFGGVFKLSALEVNGKLVPKIKISDNVAKTTIPGFKQVYRFYDETGMAIADLLTLNDEVIDQSKPYTLFDPEHPWKEKVVENFKAVPLLEKIYEKGQLIYQLPTLKEIRERKQKLFSTLWQEVIRLNNPHQYYVDLSKPLWDLRQELMTKHKK, from the coding sequence ATGGATTCAAGAAATCTAACACTTTTAATGGATTTTTATGAACTAACTATGGCACATGGTTATTTCAAAGATAATAGACATGAAGATGTTGCAGTGTTTGACGTATTTTTTAGATCAGTACCTGATCAAGGTGGTTATGCTATACTAGCAGGGCTAGAGTCAATTATTGACTATATTGAAAATCTTAAATTCGATAAAAGTGATATCGATTTTTTACGGAGTAAGCACATTTTTTCAGATGAATTTTTAACCTATCTTAAAAATTTTAAATTTACATCAGATGTATATGCAATACCAGAAGGCACACCAATTTTTCCAAATGAACCACTTTTAATTATTAAAGGTCCATTAATTGAGTGTCAACTTGTAGAAACTATGGTTTTACTTTCAATTAATCATCAATCTTTAATTGCTACTAAAGCATCTAGAATTGTAAGAGAAGCTAAAGGCCGTACTGTTTTAGAATTTGGTGCAAGAAGAGCACACTCATATGATGCTGCTAATTTAGGTGCAAGAAGTGCATATATTGGTGGTGTCACAGGTACTTCAAACACATTGGCAGAAAAGCTTTATGGTATTCCAGCACTTGGAACTATGGCACATTCTTATGTCCAAAGTTTTGATACAGAATATGAAGCATTCAAAAGTTATGCTTTAAATTATCCTGACAATTGTTTATTACTTGTTGATACTTACGACACTCTAAATCAAGGCGTTCCTAATGCGATTAAGATTCATAATGAAGTTTTAAAACCAATGGGTAAATACTTAAAAGGTGTCAGAATTGACTCCGGTGACTTAGCTTATCTTTCAAATAAAGTTAGAGAAATGCTAGATGAAGCTGGTTTAACAGAAACAAAAATTACAGTTTCTAATTCGCTAGATGAATTCTTGATTAGAGACTTAATCGTACATCAAAATGCTAAGATTGATTCATTTGGTGTTGGTGAACGATTGATTACTGCAAGAAGTGAAGCAGTTTTTGGTGGTGTATTTAAATTAAGTGCACTTGAAGTTAATGGCAAATTAGTTCCTAAAATCAAAATTAGTGATAATGTTGCAAAAACAACTATCCCAGGATTTAAACAAGTCTATCGTTTTTATGATGAAACTGGGATGGCTATTGCAGATTTATTAACATTGAATGATGAAGTGATTGATCAATCGAAGCCTTATACACTTTTCGACCCTGAACATCCATGGAAAGAAAAAGTTGTTGAAAACTTTAAAGCTGTTCCATTATTAGAAAAGATCTATGAAAAAGGTCAGTTAATTTATCAACTACCAACCTTAAAAGAAATTCGCGAAAGAAAGCAAAAATTATTTTCAACACTATGGCAAGAAGTTATTCGCTTAAATAACCCACACCAATACTATGTGGATTTATCTAAACCACTTTGGGATTTAAGACAAGAACTTATGACAAAACATAAAAAGTAG
- a CDS encoding acetate kinase, with translation MKIMSVNAGSSSLKFQLLLMPEEKEIASGIVERIGNKNAEFTLKFNGTKKQQKDLVILDHSVAVDLVINGLLENGIISSLEEINGVGHRVVQGGELFKDSAVIDDEVVLKIASLNDLAPLHNPAHIIGINAFRKALPNVIQVAVFDTVFHQTMPQENFLYATPYEWYEKYGVRKYGAHGTSHQYVSQIAHNRLGKEDSKIIVCHIGNGASISAIRAGKSIDTSMGLTPLEGIPMGTRSGNIDPAVFLLMSQKEGYSLEKTLNELNRASGYLGVSGLSHDSRDIVDAAHAGNHRAQLAIDIQAKRIADYIGSYYVLLEGLDALCFTAGIGENAKEVREAVCKRLEVLGIKLDLEKNNSRGEAEISSDDSKVKVWVIPTNEEVMIARDVIRLGKK, from the coding sequence ATGAAAATCATGTCCGTCAATGCCGGCAGCTCAAGTCTTAAGTTCCAATTACTTTTGATGCCAGAAGAAAAAGAAATCGCATCAGGCATCGTTGAAAGAATTGGTAATAAAAATGCCGAATTCACTTTAAAGTTCAACGGAACTAAAAAACAACAAAAAGATTTAGTGATCTTAGATCACTCAGTAGCTGTTGACTTAGTAATCAACGGATTACTAGAAAATGGAATTATCTCATCACTTGAAGAAATTAATGGTGTAGGTCACCGTGTCGTTCAAGGTGGTGAATTATTCAAAGATTCTGCAGTAATCGATGATGAAGTTGTCTTAAAGATTGCATCACTCAACGATTTAGCACCATTACATAATCCTGCACATATTATTGGTATTAATGCATTTAGAAAAGCATTACCTAATGTTATTCAAGTTGCAGTTTTCGACACTGTTTTCCATCAAACAATGCCACAAGAAAACTTCCTATATGCAACACCTTATGAATGGTATGAAAAATATGGTGTACGTAAATATGGTGCACATGGTACATCTCACCAATATGTATCACAAATTGCACATAATCGTTTAGGCAAAGAAGATTCAAAAATTATTGTTTGCCATATCGGTAATGGTGCATCAATTTCAGCAATTAGAGCTGGAAAATCAATCGATACATCCATGGGATTAACTCCACTTGAAGGTATCCCAATGGGAACAAGAAGTGGTAATATTGACCCAGCTGTATTCTTATTAATGAGTCAAAAAGAAGGATATTCTTTAGAAAAAACTTTAAATGAATTAAATCGTGCATCAGGTTACTTAGGTGTATCTGGTTTATCACATGACTCAAGAGATATTGTTGATGCTGCTCATGCTGGTAATCATCGTGCTCAACTTGCAATTGATATTCAAGCTAAGAGAATTGCAGATTATATTGGTTCATATTATGTACTTCTTGAAGGCCTTGATGCATTATGCTTCACAGCAGGTATCGGTGAAAATGCTAAAGAAGTTAGAGAAGCTGTATGTAAACGTCTTGAAGTTTTAGGTATCAAACTTGATTTAGAAAAGAATAATTCTCGTGGTGAAGCTGAAATCTCATCAGATGATTCTAAAGTTAAGGTTTGGGTCATCCCAACAAACGAAGAAGTTATGATTGCTCGTGACGTTATCCGTTTAGGTAAAAAATAA
- a CDS encoding MATE family efflux transporter has product MANGMSKNTYKMLNGKNIWLTLLILSLPILINNLIKSFNGMVDIYFVSRMDASEATINSAIAALNLHESFNNVILAVGVGLSIAAMAIISQYIGAKREDKARFYSGQFVFLAVVVGLVLTAFILSLSWAFVGWLGAQGETYEFALEYFNIRALELPFVVFFLVYQSIRQAQGSTIMPTVYNMAGILLNIVLTWYFVAELNMGVAGSAWATLIGNAIFTPLMLFDLFRSKKYVRIDPKAIIPKTQTLKDIWPFAYPAAIAQAITFFGFLLINGFIMWQFGDVIAASFATGNKLSQLLMNPIYAITTISAVFIGANIGHRQPERAEKVYRQSGTLTFTLTVVAITIAIILRTEFVTFLVGEESQELIEISKEYTFWLLMTQPFMSIFQNYMAIFNGSGQSKLGLRAQSFRLWALRIPMLLILFILMKSTNWFNPNYSIIWIAMNISNIVALFHAHNLKKHVSLDIKVNLNDEQQIEVVAV; this is encoded by the coding sequence ATGGCAAATGGAATGTCAAAAAATACTTATAAAATGTTGAATGGTAAGAACATTTGGTTAACCTTATTGATCTTATCATTACCGATTTTAATTAATAACCTTATCAAATCATTTAACGGGATGGTCGATATATATTTCGTATCTCGTATGGATGCATCAGAAGCAACAATCAATTCTGCAATTGCTGCATTAAACTTACATGAATCGTTTAATAACGTTATTTTAGCTGTTGGTGTTGGGCTATCGATTGCTGCAATGGCAATTATTTCTCAATATATTGGTGCTAAAAGAGAAGACAAAGCGAGATTTTACTCTGGTCAATTTGTTTTCTTAGCAGTAGTGGTTGGTTTAGTCTTAACTGCATTCATCTTAAGCCTTTCTTGGGCTTTTGTTGGATGGCTTGGTGCACAAGGTGAGACTTATGAATTTGCACTTGAGTACTTCAATATTCGAGCACTCGAACTTCCATTTGTTGTATTTTTCTTAGTTTACCAGTCGATTAGACAAGCTCAAGGTTCAACAATCATGCCAACGGTATACAACATGGCAGGTATTTTACTTAATATCGTCTTAACGTGGTATTTTGTAGCTGAACTGAATATGGGTGTTGCAGGTAGTGCATGGGCGACATTAATTGGAAATGCAATCTTTACACCACTCATGTTATTTGACTTGTTTAGATCAAAAAAATATGTAAGAATTGATCCAAAAGCGATTATCCCTAAAACACAGACGTTAAAAGATATTTGGCCATTTGCATATCCTGCTGCAATTGCTCAAGCAATTACATTCTTTGGATTTTTACTGATCAATGGATTTATTATGTGGCAATTTGGTGATGTCATTGCAGCAAGTTTTGCAACTGGTAACAAACTTTCTCAGTTACTGATGAATCCAATTTATGCGATTACAACAATTTCCGCTGTTTTTATTGGTGCAAATATTGGTCATCGTCAACCAGAACGTGCTGAAAAAGTGTATCGACAATCTGGGACATTGACTTTTACTCTAACGGTAGTTGCGATTACAATCGCAATCATCTTGAGAACTGAATTTGTTACATTCTTAGTTGGTGAAGAGAGTCAGGAATTAATTGAAATTTCAAAAGAATATACATTCTGGTTATTAATGACACAACCATTTATGTCTATATTCCAAAACTATATGGCAATCTTTAACGGTTCAGGTCAATCAAAACTTGGACTTCGTGCACAAAGTTTCAGACTTTGGGCATTAAGAATTCCAATGTTGCTTATTTTATTTATTTTAATGAAATCAACAAATTGGTTTAATCCAAATTATTCAATTATATGGATTGCAATGAATATCTCAAATATCGTTGCATTATTCCATGCACATAATTTAAAGAAACATGTATCACTTGATATTAAAGTTAATTTAAATGATGAACAGCAAATCGAGGTAGTTGCCGTATGA
- a CDS encoding sigma-70 family RNA polymerase sigma factor → MEQYESMINKVIQQFGSLSQDMKEDIKQELRMYIFQNQVDFEYEALEVNPFMFIALKRKFINLLKHSKYRKYQSLNEVTDAGDEYIDLISSSEMTEEDVLIDKSMILDYVNKHLKKKDKDILLAYFYQNMTYKAIGKKYGVSADTMRRRIQKILDEIRRRWQ, encoded by the coding sequence ATGGAACAGTATGAATCAATGATCAACAAAGTGATCCAACAGTTTGGTAGTCTCAGTCAAGATATGAAAGAGGATATCAAACAAGAACTAAGAATGTACATTTTTCAGAATCAAGTGGATTTTGAATATGAAGCTTTAGAAGTCAATCCCTTTATGTTTATTGCATTAAAGCGGAAATTCATCAATCTACTCAAACATAGTAAATATCGAAAGTACCAATCCTTAAATGAGGTCACAGATGCGGGAGATGAATACATCGATCTCATATCTTCATCTGAGATGACTGAAGAGGACGTTTTAATTGATAAATCAATGATTTTAGATTATGTCAATAAACATCTAAAAAAGAAAGATAAGGATATTTTATTAGCTTATTTTTATCAAAACATGACCTATAAGGCAATAGGAAAAAAATATGGTGTTTCGGCAGACACCATGAGAAGAAGAATACAAAAAATACTAGATGAAATCAGAAGGCGGTGGCAATAA